A section of the Meles meles chromosome 8, mMelMel3.1 paternal haplotype, whole genome shotgun sequence genome encodes:
- the HSPB2 gene encoding heat shock protein beta-2, with translation MSGRSVPHAHPATTEYEFANPSRLGEQRFGEGLLPEEILAPTLYHGYYVRPRATAAGEGSRAGASELRLSEGKFQAFLDVSHFTPDEVTVRTVDNLLEVSARHPQRLDRHGFVSREFCRTYVLPADVDPWRVRAALSHDGILNLEAPRGGRHLDTEVNEVYISLLPAPPDPEEEEEATGVEP, from the exons ATGTCGGGCCGCTCGGTGCCACATGCCCACCCGGCCACCACCGAGTACGAATTTGCCAACCCCAGCCGCCTGGGTGAGCAGCGCTTTGGAGAAG gcCTTCTGCCAGAAGAGATCCTGGCCCCCACCCTCTACCATGGCTACTATGTCCGGCCCCGGGCCACCGCAGCTggggagggcagcagggcaggGGCCTCTGAGCTTAGGCTCAGTGAGGGCAAGTTTCAGGCATTTCTGGATGTGAGCCACTTTACCCCCGATGAGGTGACCGTGAGGACTGTGGACAACCTGCTGGAGGTGTCTGCCCGGCACCCCCAGCGCCTGGACCGCCACGGCTTCGTGTCCCGAGAGTTCTGCCGCACCTATGTCTTGCCTGCGGATGTGGACCCTTGGCGGGTCCGCGCTGCTCTCTCCCATGATGGCATCCTTAATCTGGAGGCACCGCGGGGTGGCCGACACTTGGACACAGAGGTCAATGAGGTCTACATCTCCCTGCTCCCTGCACCTCCTGATcccgaggaagaggaggaggcaacTGGAGTTGAGCCCTGA
- the CRYAB gene encoding alpha-crystallin B chain: MCHTAKSPITSLHERAVSWDNKTPDITIPEASQDCVYKGLAVAAAEGADQPAEPSTHLATMDIAIHHPWIRRPFFPFHSPSRLFDQFFGEHLLESDLFPTSTSLSPFYLRPPSFLRAPSWIDTGLSEMRLEKDRFSVNLDVKHFSPEELKVKVLGDVIEVHGKHEERQDEHGFISREFHRKYRIPADVDPLAITSSLSSDGVLTVNGPRKQVSGPERTIPITREEKPAVTAAPKK; the protein is encoded by the exons ATGTGTCACACTGCCAAATCCCCGATCACAAGTCTCCATGAACGGGCGGTGAGCTGGGATAATAAAACTCCTGACATCACCATTCCAGAAGCTTCACAAGACTGCGTATATAAGGGGCTGGCTGTAGCCGCAGCTGAAGGAGCTGACCAGCCAGCCGAGCCCTCCACTCACCTAGCCACCATGGACATCGCCATCCACCACCCCTGGATCCGCCGCCCCTTCTTTCCCTTCCACTCCCCCAGCCGCCTCTTTGACCAGTTCTTCGGAGAGCACCTGTTGGAGTCTGATCTCTTCCCAACGTCTACTTCCCTGAGTCCCTTCTACCTTCGGCCACCCTCCTTCCTGCGGGCACCCAGCTGGATTGACACTGGACTCTCAGAG ATGCGTCTGGAGAAGGACAGATTCTCTGTCAACCTGGATGTGAAGCACTTCTCCCCAGAGGAACTCAAGGTCAAGGTGTTGGGAGATGTGATTGAGGTGCACGGCAAACATGAAGAGCGCCAG GATGAACATGGTTTCATCTCCCGGGAGTTCCACAGGAAATACCGGATCCCGGCTGATGTGGACCCTCTTGCCATTACTTCCTCCCTGTCATCTGACGGGGTCCTCACTGTGAATGGACCAAGGAAGCAGGTCTCTGGCCCTGAGCGTACCATTCCCATCACCCGTGAAGAGAAGCCTGCTGTCACTGCAGCCCCCAAGAAGTAG